TCCACGTAGCTGACCGCGCCGGAGGCGTTGAGCAGCAGCGCGTCGAACGCCTGCTGCACCCACCGCCGGTTGCCCGGGCACCGCTCGACCGGCCGCCGCCCCTCCGCGCACGCCCGCTGCGCTTCCCGGGTGCCCAGGCCGTACTTGTCGATCATGGCCTGCCGCAGGTCGAAGCTCGTCGCGCTCCAGATCTCCCCGTCGGCGTGCACCTGGGCGCCGACCAGGTCGTAGGCGACGTTGCTGTAGTTGAGCGGGCTGCGGCTCATGTCGTAGTTGCGGATGCCGGACTTGGCGTCGCCGGTGACGTACCCGCCGATGACGTGCGGCGTCTCGCCGCGCGGCCGGAAGCCGTGCTCGAACAGGTACTCCATGGCGAACAGGTCGGAGTGCGACTCGTTCATCGCGCCCGCCTGCGCGCCCGACCACCCGCTGTCCGGACCGGCGATCAGCCGGCCGCTGATGGCGTGGCCGTACTCGTGCCCGATCACGGACATGTCGTAGTCGCCGTCCACGCACGGCCCGTAGAACCCGCCGGGCGTCGGTTGCCACAGGTACATGTTCGTGGTCGGCGGCACGCCGTCGGGCGGCGTGATCTGGTTGGCGTTGTTGCGGGACGGGAAACCCGGCGGCGCACCACCCACCCGGCCGCCGGCCTGGGCGTTGCCCCGCTCGGCGTCACCGCCGAGGCCGCCGCGGTCGCCGTTGTCGGCCTGCATGTTCCAGGTCTCCTCGGTGAACCCGAGGTGGTAGGACCAGTCGTGCATGCGGTTGTGCATGGCGAACAGGTTGGCCATGGCCGCGTCGACGTCGTTCTGCCGCGGCGACGAGAACACCGCGGGGTTGCAGCGCTGCTCGTGCCACTGGTTGGTCCACGGGTAGGTGTAGCGGCGCTCCGGGCTGGTCGCCGAGGTCCGGGTGCCGACCGTGCCGCTGCCCAGGTCGTCCCACTTCTCGGTGGCCCGGGCGGAGTTCCCGGCCGAGGTCAGGCTGGGCGTCCCGGTCGTCGGGTCGAGGTCCCAGGCCAGCCCCCGGTCGGCCGTGCGCACGGTCCGCTCGCAGCCGGCCACCCGCTCCGCGCACCACCGCACGCGCGTGTCGCGCGAGGAGTAGTCGGCGGGCGGGTTGGCCGGGAACACGTCCCACCCGGCGTCGTCGGACTGGTGGTCCACCAGGTCCTCCCGGACCAGCAGCGCACCGGTCCGGGCGTCGACGTAGCTGGTGGTCCCGGTCTCCTGGCCGACCAGCACGACCTGGTACGCGGCCCGCGCGGGCCCGTCGGGCACGGGCACCGCGCCCGCGGTGACCCGGGTGGCCGCGCCGAGCCCGGCCGCGGCGAGGGCCTGCTCGGGCGAGAGGGTCGCGGGCTCGGGCGCGGTCGTGGTGGGGCTGAGCGTCGAGCTGAGGTAGACCACCGCGCCGTCGCGGATGCCGAACGCGGCCAGCCCGTCCAGGATCGACGGCGTCGACCCGAACCGCTGGCGCAGCATCACGTAGGAGCCCTGCCCCATGGGCCGGCTGACCAGGACGTCCATCGAGTCGACGTCCCGCTGCGCCAGGCCGAACACGTCCGGGTTGGCCGCCAGGTAGCCGCGCGCCACCGCCACCGGGTCCCCGGCCGAGCGGGCCTGGAGGCCGGGGCGCGGCACCAGGGTCGCGGGCGTGCCGTACCTGTTCCACCGCACGGTGGCGGCGCGTTCGCCCGCGAGCGCCAGCCGCCGGTCCGACGGCCGCGCCGCCGGCGGCCGGTTGTCGACGTCGTCGGGGTCGTGGCCGTCGCCGGGCGCCTCGACCGTTGCGCCACCGGTCGGCGCGGCGGACGCCGTACCCGTGGCCACGAGGGGGCCGATCGCCAGCGCACCTGTCGCGGCGAGCACCGCGGCCTGCCGTAATACCCGTCTCCCCATGGGAAAGCCTCTCTGCGAGCCGGACGGGACCGTCCCGAGCCTTCCGGGCGGCGGCGGTGGCGGACACCCCCGTTGGTAGGGCGCGGCGGCACTCCGGCAAGAGGGGGCGGCACGCCCCCTGCCGGCGCGGTACCGCTGCTCCTGAGGTCTCAGAGGGGAATCCGGTAGCGCAGCACGGCGGCGGACCCGCTGTCCTCGGGGACGCCGCCGTGGCGCTCGACCGTCCTGGCCGACGCGGTGTTGTCGGCCTCGCAGACGACCAGCACCCGGTCCAGGCCGAGCGCCCGCGCCTCGTCGAGCACGCGGCCCAGCGCCCAGCCGGCCAGGCCGCGCCGGCGCGCGGAGGGCCGGATGCCGTAGCCGACGTGGCCGAGCCGGTGCACGAGGTCGTCGTCACCGTGCCGCAGCGCGATGCCGCCGAGCACCCGGCCGTCCTCGACGATCCACCAGTGGGCGCACCCCGCCTCGGCGGTCAGGCGCGCCACCCAGGCCGCGAACCCGGCGGGCGTGTCGACCCGGTCGGTGGGGCGCAGGCCGAAACCGTCCTCGTGGGCGCCGGGGCCCCACTCGTCGTGCGCGTCGAGCCACGCGGTGCGCAGCTCGGTGGTGGGTGCGACCAGCTCGGGCATGATCACGACCGTACCGGTGCGCGGGTCAGTACCGGTCGAGCAGCCACCGGCCCAGCGCGCGCAGCCGGTCGTTGAGCGCGTCCGGTTCGAGCACGTCGACGTCCAGGTCGAGGTGGACGAGCCAGCGGGCCGCCCAGTCCAGGTCGTCGGTGCCCAGGTGCAGCTCGCACCCGTCGCCGTCGTCGACCACGGTGGCGACGGCCGGGTCGACCATCTCGCGGACCAGGTCGCCCGAGGTGTGCACCCGCACGCGCACCCGGTGCCGGCGCGGCCCGTGCGCGAGCCGCTCGGTGGCGAACGCGGCGGCGTCGGCCGGCGGTTCGGGCGCCG
This portion of the Saccharothrix syringae genome encodes:
- a CDS encoding M36 family metallopeptidase, with protein sequence MGRRVLRQAAVLAATGALAIGPLVATGTASAAPTGGATVEAPGDGHDPDDVDNRPPAARPSDRRLALAGERAATVRWNRYGTPATLVPRPGLQARSAGDPVAVARGYLAANPDVFGLAQRDVDSMDVLVSRPMGQGSYVMLRQRFGSTPSILDGLAAFGIRDGAVVYLSSTLSPTTTAPEPATLSPEQALAAAGLGAATRVTAGAVPVPDGPARAAYQVVLVGQETGTTSYVDARTGALLVREDLVDHQSDDAGWDVFPANPPADYSSRDTRVRWCAERVAGCERTVRTADRGLAWDLDPTTGTPSLTSAGNSARATEKWDDLGSGTVGTRTSATSPERRYTYPWTNQWHEQRCNPAVFSSPRQNDVDAAMANLFAMHNRMHDWSYHLGFTEETWNMQADNGDRGGLGGDAERGNAQAGGRVGGAPPGFPSRNNANQITPPDGVPPTTNMYLWQPTPGGFYGPCVDGDYDMSVIGHEYGHAISGRLIAGPDSGWSGAQAGAMNESHSDLFAMEYLFEHGFRPRGETPHVIGGYVTGDAKSGIRNYDMSRSPLNYSNVAYDLVGAQVHADGEIWSATSFDLRQAMIDKYGLGTREAQRACAEGRRPVERCPGNRRWVQQAFDALLLNASGAVSYVDMRDATLAANEIRFGGADVAELWEAFARRGLGRDAASNGPNDADPTPSFASPHGRNATVRLTGAEGARLYVGVHEARSSAVADTDPATPLPDTAELVPGTYDLVVVADGRGTTRLRRAVHGHEVVRVPEVHNLASRALGATATGDGVNPDRLIDDTEATNWASVGAPVAGRGVTVDLAGDRPRLVGRVQVSAQLRPAVEGDADPGTQNRFTALRRFEVLTCNTATGSACTDPADFRVRYTSPADAFPADAPRPTVADLATRSFRVPPTLATHLRIRVLANQCTGAPAYAGSQHDDPRSTSDCATGNPAAAQAVRIAEFQAFSR
- a CDS encoding GNAT family N-acetyltransferase: MPELVAPTTELRTAWLDAHDEWGPGAHEDGFGLRPTDRVDTPAGFAAWVARLTAEAGCAHWWIVEDGRVLGGIALRHGDDDLVHRLGHVGYGIRPSARRRGLAGWALGRVLDEARALGLDRVLVVCEADNTASARTVERHGGVPEDSGSAAVLRYRIPL